One Williamwhitmania taraxaci genomic window, GATGCGGCAGTAACCAAACGAAGGTTGCGCAACCACGTGATGCACAAGGCTGCAAAGAATCGCCCGCTCACAAAACGGGAGCAGGAGTGCAACAAGCTCATCAGCAAAGTAAGGTATCAGGTAGAGCGAACCTTTGGATCAATCCGGCGCTGGTTTGGGGGAGGTACTGCGCGGTATGTGGGGCTACAGAAAATGCATACGCAGCACCTGATGGAAGCAATGGCATACAACCTTTACCGATCACCTAGGATAGCTATGTACATAAACGAAAAATAGGTCGAAAACCATGCCTATGGAAGCATGGTTAGCTCGATGATAGAGCATAATTGAAGAGTTCCACCTCAAAAAAGTGTTTTTTGAGCTGGAAAAACAGAGAAAAATGAATTCTTTGCCTTTTGCAACGGTCTCAATTTATCAACTTTTTTTATCCTCGTGCAATCGATTTAAATATGAAACTTTGTTATTAAACGAGACAATACAA contains:
- a CDS encoding transposase gives rise to the protein DAAVTKRRLRNHVMHKAAKNRPLTKREQECNKLISKVRYQVERTFGSIRRWFGGGTARYVGLQKMHTQHLMEAMAYNLYRSPRIAMYINEK